One genomic segment of Desmodus rotundus isolate HL8 chromosome 5, HLdesRot8A.1, whole genome shotgun sequence includes these proteins:
- the THY1 gene encoding thy-1 membrane glycoprotein → MNPTISLTLLLTVLQVASGQKVTSLTACLVDQSLRLDCRHENTTSLPIQYEFSLTRDSKKHVLFGTVGVPEHTYRSRTNFTSKYNIKVLYLSGFTTKDEGMYTCELRLSSQTFSNKKVSVIRDKLVKCGGISLLAQDMSWLLLSLLSLHLLLAMDFISF, encoded by the exons ATGAACCCCACCatcagcctcactctcctcctgacAG TCTTGCAGGTGGCCAGTGGACAAAAGGTGACCAGCCTGACAGCCTGCCTGGTGGACCAGAGCCTTCGTTTGGACTGCCGCCATGAGAACACTACCTCCTTGCCCATTCAGTACGAGTTCAGCCTGACCCGTGATTCAAAGAAGCATGTGCTCTTTGGCACTGTGGGAGTGCCTGAGCACACATACCGCTCCCGAACCAACTTTACCAGCAAGTACAACATCAAGGTCCTCTACTTATCTGGCTTCACCACCAAGGACGAGGGGATGTACACATGCGAACTCCGCCTCTCTAGCCAGACCTTCTCTAACAAGAAGGTCTCTGTGATCAGAG ACAAACTGGTCAAGTGTGGGGGCATAAGCCTGCTGGCCCAGGACATGTCATGGCTGCTGCTGTCCCTGCTCTCCCTGCACCTCCTGCTGGCCATGGATTTCATCTCCTTTTGA